The Thiohalophilus sp. genomic interval TCAGCGTCTTTGCGTCCTCCGCGTTACCTTCCAGAGCGTCAGCTATTACCAGCCCGTCAGGCGTTTTCCTCTTTGTCGAGGTAGCGTTCGGCGTCGAGCGCGGCCATGCAGCCGGTGCCGGCGGAGGTGACGGCCTGGCGGTAGATGTGATCGGAAACATCGCCGGCGGCGAACACACCCGGGACGCTGGTGGCGGTGGCATCGCCTTTGGTGCCGCTTTTAACCGAGATATAGCCGCCTTCCATGTCGATCTGACCTTCGAAGATGTCGGTGTTGGGTTTGTGGCCGATGGCAATGAACACACCCATGACTTCAATTTCTTTGGTACTACCGTCTTCGGAGCTCTTGAGGCGCAGGCCGGTGACGCCCGAGTTATCGCCCAGCACTTCATCCAGTTCATGGTTCCATTCGATACTGACGTTGCCGTTTTTGGCTTTCTCCATCAGCTTGTCGGAGAGGATTTTCTCCGAACGGAATTTGTCGCGACGGTGAATGACGGTGACATGGTCGGCAATGTTGGATAAAAACAATGCTTCTTCGACGGCGGTGTTGCCGCCGCCGACCACGGCCACTTTGCGGCCGCGATAGAAAAAGCCGTCACAGGTCGCGCAGGCAGACACCCCCTTGCCTCGGAAGGTCTCTTCCGACGGGATACCCAGATACATGGCGGAGGCGCCGGTGGCGATGATCAGCGCGTCGCAGGTATACACACCGCTGTCGCCGGTCAGGGTATAGGGCTTTTGTTTCAGATCAACCTTGTTAATGTGGTCAAACACGATCTCGGTTTCGAAACGTTCGGCATGCTGTTTCATGCGTTCCATCAATCCCGGTCCCTGCAGACCTTCG includes:
- the trxB gene encoding thioredoxin-disulfide reductase, yielding MSEAKHCRLLILGSGPAGYTAAVYAARANLNPVLITGLEQGGQLMTTTEVDNWPGDVEGLQGPGLMERMKQHAERFETEIVFDHINKVDLKQKPYTLTGDSGVYTCDALIIATGASAMYLGIPSEETFRGKGVSACATCDGFFYRGRKVAVVGGGNTAVEEALFLSNIADHVTVIHRRDKFRSEKILSDKLMEKAKNGNVSIEWNHELDEVLGDNSGVTGLRLKSSEDGSTKEIEVMGVFIAIGHKPNTDIFEGQIDMEGGYISVKSGTKGDATATSVPGVFAAGDVSDHIYRQAVTSAGTGCMAALDAERYLDKEENA